The following proteins come from a genomic window of Vidua chalybeata isolate OUT-0048 chromosome 2, bVidCha1 merged haplotype, whole genome shotgun sequence:
- the GPR15 gene encoding G-protein coupled receptor 15, producing MRTAGSEMELPLLSSMATVTFSYDYYYDDQCQYQHLQHMSTFLPILYSAVFLVGVVGNSILIAALVFKRRVQRLIDIFIINLAASDFIFLITLPFWVDMEVSDESWRVGSFLCKASSYVISVNMYCSILLLMCMSADRYLAIMHPSVARRIRTRSYSRALCICVWVLSCCLGVPTLLSRELKMQYGKTYCTDKAVTEVKQIMSLMLLILAFFFPLLSILTFYCSITKKLCVHYQKAGKRDKKLRKSIKIVFIVVAAFVVSWVPYNLFKLMATLLRLLKQPDCFSGTVAQLGIKVSSPFAFANSCANPFIYFCFDNYIRRAMLQCLCPRVKISSNSSDTLDTHLSHSLSNFVAGEYATRKRKRSVSL from the coding sequence ATGAGGACAGCTGGGTCAGAAATGGAACTCCCTCTGCTGTCATCCATGGCTACAGTCACCTTCAGCTATGACTACTACTACGATGACCAGTGCCAGTACCAGCACCTGCAACATATGTCTACTTTCCTGCCGATCCTTTATAGTGCCGTGTTCCTGGTGGGCGTTGTTGGCAACTCGATCCTGATAGCGGCCTTGGTCTTCAAGCGACGGGTCCAGAGGCTAATTGATATCTTTATCATCAACCTCGCTGCATCTGACTTCATCTTCCTCATCACACTGCCTTTCTGGGTGGACATGGAGGTGTCGGATGAGAGCTGGCGGGTAGGATCTTTCCTCTGCAAAGCTAGTTCCTATGTCATCTCAGTCAACATGTactgcagcatcctgctgctcATGTGTATGAGCGCTGACCGGTACCTCGCTATCATGCACCCCTCTGTCGCACGGCGCATCAGGACAAGATCCTATTCCAGAGCACTCTGTATCTGTGTCTGGGTGTTATCCTGCTGCTTAGGGGTGCCAACCCTTTTGTCCAGAGAACTGAAGATGCAATATGGAAAGACTTACTGCACAGACAAAGCTGTGACAGAAGTCAAACAGATCATGTCACTGATGCTTTTAATCCTGGCCTTCTTCTTCCCACTGTTGAgtattttaaccttttactgCTCCATCACCAAGAAACTCTGTGTGCACTATCAGAAGGCTGGGAAACGTGATAAGAAACTGAGAAAATCTATCAAGATCGTCTTCATTGTAGTGGCAGCTTTTGTTGTCTCCTGGGTTCCTTACAATCTTTTCAAGCTTATGGCCACCCTTTTGCGACTCCTAAAGCAGCCTGACTGTTTTTCTGGTACGGTTGCCCAGCTGGGCATAAAGGTGAGCAGCCCTTTTGCTTTTGCCAATAGCTGTGCCAACCCTTTCATTTACTTTTGCTTTGACAACTACATCCGCAGAGCCATGCTCCAGTGCCTGTGCCCACGGGTGAAAAtcagcagcaacagctctgaTACCCTGGACACCCACCTGAGCCATTCCTTATCCAATTTTGTGGCAGGGGAGTATGCCACAAGGAAGAGAAAGCGCTCTGTGTCCCTCTGA
- the CLDND1 gene encoding claudin domain-containing protein 1 isoform X2, giving the protein MTTNCISFSLSDQFVEKYIEPGNHNSGTDLNRTYLWRLQFLLPFVSIGLMCFGALIGLCACACRSLYPAIATGILHFLAGLCTLGLVGCYVAGIELLHRKLPLPEDVRGEFGWSFCLACVSAPLQFMAAALFIWAARTNRKEFTLLKAYRVA; this is encoded by the exons ATGACTACAAACTGCATCAGTTTCTCCCTCTCTGATCAGTTTGTAGAAAAGTACATAGAGCCTGGAAATCACAACAGTGGCACGGATTTGAATCGGACTT ATCTCTGGCGGTTGCAGTTTCTCCTGCCCTTTGTCAGCATCGGCCTCATGTGCTTTGGGGCTCTGATTGGGCTCTGTGCTTGTGCCTGTCGCAGCCTTTACCCAGCCATTGCCACTGGAATCCTGCATTTTCTAGCAG GGCTGTGTACACTGGGCCTCGTTGGCTGCTACGTAGCTGGGATTGAGCTGCTCCATAGGAAGCTGCCTCTGCCTGAGGACGTGAGGGGTGAATTTGGCTGGTCCTTCTGCCTCGCCTGTGTGTCAGCACCTTTGCAGTTCATGGCAGCTGCTCTTTTTATCTGGGCAGCTCGCACCAACAGGAAGGAATTCACCCTCCTGAAAGCCTACCGTGTGGCATAA
- the LOC128784372 gene encoding apovitellenin-1-like produces the protein MLQSRALVIALILLLSTTLPEVQSKSIFEKDRRELLAIPETIASYFYEAVNKVSPKVSQFLLDTVQSPTVIAARQRIAKEATKVSIMFEQLVEKIKNLWYTRVLGY, from the exons ATGCTGCAGTCCAGGGCATTGGTGATAGCTCTGATTCTGCTCCTTAGCACCACTCTCCCTG aagtgCAGTCAAAATCCATCTTTGAGAAAGACCGTCGTGAGTTGCTGGCCATCCCTGAGACTATTGCATCTTACTTCTATGAAGCTGTGAACAAGGTGTCCCCTAAAGTCAGTCAGTTCTTGTTAGATACTGTCCAGAGTCCAACAGTTATTGCGGCCAG ACAGAGAATCGCCAAAGAAGCAACTAAAGTCAGTATAATGTTTGAACAGCTggttgaaaaaataaagaacctGTGGTACACAAGAGTCCTAGGCTATTAG
- the CLDND1 gene encoding claudin domain-containing protein 1 isoform X1, which yields MMDNRFATALVIACVLSLISTIYMAASIGTDFWYEYHTLSPAENVSEAGRSIWEEFVSKDADEKTYTDALFRCNGTVGLWRRCITVPKNSHWYSPPETDMTTNCISFSLSDQFVEKYIEPGNHNSGTDLNRTYLWRLQFLLPFVSIGLMCFGALIGLCACACRSLYPAIATGILHFLAGLCTLGLVGCYVAGIELLHRKLPLPEDVRGEFGWSFCLACVSAPLQFMAAALFIWAARTNRKEFTLLKAYRVA from the exons ATGATGGATAACCGGTTTGCTACAGCGCTGGTGATCGCCTGCGTGCTCAGCCTCATCTCCACCATCTACATGGCAGCCTCTATCGGCACCGACTTCTGGTACGAGTAccacaccctgtccccagccgAGAATGTTAGTGAGGCTGGTAGAAGCATCTGGGAGGAGTTTGTCAGCAAAGATGCAGATGAGAAGACATACACAGATGCGCTCTTCCGGTGCAACGGCACGGTTGGATTGTGGCGGAGGTGCATCACTGTACCCAAAAACTCTCACTGGTACAGCCCACCAG AAACTGATATGACTACAAACTGCATCAGTTTCTCCCTCTCTGATCAGTTTGTAGAAAAGTACATAGAGCCTGGAAATCACAACAGTGGCACGGATTTGAATCGGACTT ATCTCTGGCGGTTGCAGTTTCTCCTGCCCTTTGTCAGCATCGGCCTCATGTGCTTTGGGGCTCTGATTGGGCTCTGTGCTTGTGCCTGTCGCAGCCTTTACCCAGCCATTGCCACTGGAATCCTGCATTTTCTAGCAG GGCTGTGTACACTGGGCCTCGTTGGCTGCTACGTAGCTGGGATTGAGCTGCTCCATAGGAAGCTGCCTCTGCCTGAGGACGTGAGGGGTGAATTTGGCTGGTCCTTCTGCCTCGCCTGTGTGTCAGCACCTTTGCAGTTCATGGCAGCTGCTCTTTTTATCTGGGCAGCTCGCACCAACAGGAAGGAATTCACCCTCCTGAAAGCCTACCGTGTGGCATAA